The Phalacrocorax carbo chromosome 11, bPhaCar2.1, whole genome shotgun sequence genome includes a region encoding these proteins:
- the MPP1 gene encoding 55 kDa erythrocyte membrane protein has product MTLKSGRSASAGSMRTALSDLYLEHLLQNRAKPEAITQSPNTMTEDIYTNGSATLGSPSHSNGREVRKIRLVQFEKVTEEPMGITLKLNDKQSCMVARIFHGGMIHRQGSLHVGDEIIEINGQSVSNHSVDQLQKMLKETKGMVSIKVIPNQQSRLPALQMFMRAQFDYDPKKDNLIPCKEAGLKFKTGDVIQIINKDDSNWWQGRVEGSCTESAGLIPSPELQEWRVASITQSSQSESPSCSPFGKKKKCKDKYLAKHSSIFDQLDVVSYEEVVRLPAFKRKTLVLIGASGVGRSHIKNALLSNNPEKFMYPPPHTTRPQKKNEVDGKDYYFVSTEEMTRDISANEFLEFGSYQGNMFGTKFETVHKIHQQDKIAILDIEPQTLKIVRTAELSPFIVFIAPTDKAEQSEALQQLQKDSESIRSRYAHYFDLSLVNNGVEESLQLLQEAFEQACSSPQWVPISWVY; this is encoded by the exons atgACCCTCAAATCGGGGCGCAGCGCCAGCGCCGGCAGCATGCGGACGGCGCTCTCCGACCTctacctggagcacctcctgcAGAACCGGGCCAAGCCCGAG GCCATCACTCAGTCCCCAAACACCATGACTGAGGACATTTATACCAACGGCTCGGCAACTCTGGGCAGCCCCTCCCACAGCAATGGCCGCGAGGTGCGGAAGATACGCCTTGTCCAGTTCGAGAAGGTCACGGAGGAGCCCATG GGAATCACACTGAAGCTCAACGACAAGCAGAGCTGCATGGTGGCCAGGATCTTCCACGGGGGCATGATTCACAGACAAG GCTCCCTTCACGTGGGTGATGAAATCATAGAAATCAATGGGCAGAGTGTGAGCAACCACTCAGTTGACCAGCTGCAGAAGATGCTG AAAGAAACCAAGGGGATGGTCTCAATAAAAGTCATTCCCAACCAACAAAGCCGCCTCCCTGCTCTCCAG ATGTTCATGAGGGCGCAGTTTGACTATGACCCAAAAAAAGACAACCTGATCCCCTGCAAGGAAGCGGGGCTGAAGTTTAAGACTGGTGACGTGATTCAAATCATAAACAAGGATGACAGCAACTGGTGGCAGGGCCGGGTGGAGGGCTCCTGCACCGAGTCTGCAGGACTCATCCCTTCTCCGGAGCTGCAGGAGTG GCGTGTGGCAAGCATCACCCAGTCCAGTCAGAGTGAATCCCCGAGCTGTAGCCCCTTTGGGAAGAAGAAGAAGTGCAAAGATAAATACCTGGCCAAGCACAGCTCAA TTTTTGACCAGCTGGATGTGGTTTCGTATGAGGAGGTCGTGAGGCTGCCCGCCTTCAAGAGGAAGACTCTGGTGCTAATCG gggCCAGTGGCGTGGGCCGTAGCCACATCAAGAATGCTCTGCTCAGCAACAACCCGGAGAAGTTCATGTACCCACCCCCAC acACCACACGCccccagaagaagaatgaggTGGATGGAAAGGACTACTACTTTGTCTCCACTGAGGAGATGACTCGGGACATCTCAGCCAACGAGTTCCTGGAGTTTGGAAGCTACCAGGGAAACATGTTTGGCACCAAGTTTGAGACAGTGCACAAGATCCACCAGCAGGACAAAATCGCTATTTTGGACATTGAGCCCCAG ACCCTGAAGATCGTCCGCACGGCTGAGCTCTCCCCATTCATAGTCTTCATTGCCCCAACAGACAAGGCAGAGCAG TCAGAGGCTTTGCAGCAGCTCCAGAAGGATTCAGAGAGCATCCGGAGCCGATACGCACACTACTTCGACCTCTCACTGGTCAACAACGGAGTGGAAGaaagcctccagctgctgcaggaagccTTTGAGCAGGCCTGCAGCTCTCCACAGTGGGTGCCCATCTCTTGGGTCTACTGA